Below is a genomic region from Mycolicibacterium neworleansense.
GTCGTCCTGGGCGCGCAGGCCGTCGAGCAGGTACACCGCGTGGGAACCGGGGCCACCGCTCTGGAACTGAATCTTGATGTCGCGGCCCATCGACGGCGACGGGACCATCAGGTATTCGACCGGCAGGCCTGGCCGGGAGAATGCCCCCGCGGTCGCCGATCCGCCGGTAACGCCGATCAAGCCAGGCAGCATCAGCGCTGCCACAGCCGCCACCGTCATGCGGCGTGCCCAATGGCCACGAATCTTGTCAATGAAGGTCATACTGCGAATCCATCCGTCTTCCGGTCAATTACGCCTAGTGCGCGATCAGCGATCAGCATCGCCAAGCGACACCACAGCGACGGAGTCACTGCACTGTCGCGCCCGCTCGCCCGAGCCGGTGCCTCTGAAGAGCGGACCGAAGAATTCAGTTGTTGCGCCATGAGTAAATCACGCGCCCACGACGAGGGAAAACCCGCCGCGCGCCGCCGAACTGCATATCTGCGGATTCAAAAAAGTGAATTCGGCTTTATCTATTGTCGACCTGCAGGCGATCTACCTGGGAAAACGGTCCTACCCCCTCGACTGCCCCGCCGACACTCGATGGACACCGATGCCTATCTGTTCACAACTGGTGTCCGGAGGGTTATCCGATCGTCGCCAACCGGTTTTCGAAATGCCTGGCCGGCCCCCTCGGAGCGACCCGAAACTCGACCATACTAAAAAGTATGGTAGCTTTCGGGCCATGACCTCGCCCCCCGCCACGGACTGCGTCATCACCCCCGAATTCGTCGCGCTACTGGCCGAACGTGCCGCCGAAGCCGAGCAGTTGCGCCGGCTTCCCGATGCGACGGTCACCGACCTCGTCGACTCCGGTTTCACCGAACTCCTCGTGCCCGCCCGCTACGGCGGTCGGCAGGCAGATTTCCCGCAGATCCTGGACCCCGTGCGCCGGATGGCTCACGGCTGCACGTCGAGCGCCTGGACCATCGGCTTCTTGGCCCTGCACAACTGGATGCTGTCGCTGTTCGGCGAGCAGGCCCAGGAGGAGGCCTTCGCAAGCCGGCCGTTTCTCGCCCCGGCCCCGCTCGCGCCGACCGGGCGCGGGGTGCCGGCCGACGGTGGCATCCGCCTGACCGGCCGGTGGTCCTGGGCCACCGGCGTCATGCACGGGAACTGGATCATCGTCGCGGCCCTGTGCGGCCCCGACGACGGGCTGTATCCGGCCCTGGCACTGCTACCGATCAGCGACGTGACCGTGGCCGACGTGTGGCACACCGATGGCATGCGGGCCACCGGCTCCAACGACGCCATCGCCACCGATGTCTTTGTGCCGGAGCACCGACTGGTGAAAGTGCTCGACATCTATTCCGGTACCGCTCCGGGCGCGGGGTTGCACGACAGCGCCACCTACCGCTGGCCCATGGTGCCCGCCCTGGCCCTGCTGGCGGCGATGCCCGCCCTGGGCAGTGCCGAACGGGTCACCGAGATCTACGCACAGCGGTTGGGCGAACGCGTACTGCCGTACGAAGGCGTCGTACAGAAGGACAAGCCCATCGCCCAGGCCCATCTGGCCGGAGCCCAGGTCCGCGTACGCGCCCTGCGCGCGTTGCTGGCCGACACCGTCGGCGAGATCGAGGCCATCGTGGCCTCGGGTGATGCAGTGGACAAGCCGGTGCGCGCGCAGGCCCGGCTGTCGGCCGCCCACATCGTCAGCGAGTCCAAGGCGGTGATCGCCGACCTGTTGGGTGCGGGTGGTGCCAGCATCCATTTCCTGTCCAGCCCGTTGCAGCGGTTCAAGCGCGACGTCGACGTTCTGTCCGGACATGTGGTGTTCGACTACGACACCAGTCGCGAGCTGGCGGGCGCGCTGGCGCTGGGGATGCGAATCCCCCGTACGTCCATGGTCTGAGGGAGCTGATCTGATGCGGACCCTGTGGATCGAGGCCAGCCCCAAAGGGGACGACGCATTGTCCTCACAATTGGCGCAGGCCTTTCTCGATGCCGGCGACGGCGTCGGCGAAGTGGAACGGTTCTCGGTCTGGGACGAGGACGTGCTGCGGTTCGGCCGGGACGCGGCGGTCGCGAAGTTCGCCCAGTTGTTCGGGGAGCCGATCACCGAGGACCAGCACGCGGTGTGGCAGCAAGTGCTCGCCGAGATCGAGCGAGTACGAGGGTTCGACCGGCTGGTGCTGTCCTCCCCGATGTGGAACTGGCATGTGCCGCATGCCCTCAAGGCGTGGATCGACATCATCGTGCAGCCGATCGCCAGCTTCACCCTCAATGAGCGCGGCGAACATGTGGGTACCCTCGGCGATGGAAAACCGTTGCAACTCATCCTGACCCGTAGCAGCGCCTACGACGGCCGTCACGCCGAACTGCAGGATTTCCAGAAGCCGTATCTCGAGTACGTGTTCGGGATGCTGGGCTATCGCGTGGACACCCTGGTGGTGGAACCCACCACCAGGTGGACACCGGCCGAGCGGGAACAGATGCGCGCCGAGGCCGTCGACCGAGCGCGTGCGGCCGGTACTCAGGTTTGAGCGGGGCTGCTCGCCAACACCTCGGTGATGGCCTCACAGAACGCCGGCAGATCGTCCGGCGCGCGGCTGGTGATCAGGTTGCCGTCGACGCACACCTGCCGATCCACCACGGTCGCACCGGCGTTTCCGAGATCCGTGCGGATGCTGGGATAGCTGGTCAGTGTGCGTCCGCGCACCACGTCCGCCTCCACGAGGGTCCACGGGCCGTGACAGATGGCCGCGACGGGCTTGCCCGATTGGACGAAATCGCGAACGAACGCGACCGCGGTCTTGTCGAGCCTCAACTTGTCGGGGTTCACGGTCCCCCCGGGCAGGATCAGCGCGTCGAACTGGTCGACTTTGGCCTCGGCGACCGTGCGGTCCACCGGGAAGGTGCCCGCGGGCTCGAGGTCGTGGTCGCGGGCCTGGATTTCACCGGCCTTGAGCGACAGGAGCTCGACGTGACCGCCTTCGTTCTCGACAGCCGCGCGCGGTTGTTCGAGTTCGATGCGCTCCACACCGTCGGCGGCAAGGATCCCGACCCTGCGGCCTTCCAATTCCTTTCTCATGCGAGTCCTTTCGTTGACGCCGACCGGCAGGCGCCCGGCTGGGCACCCGCCTGAGGGCTACCCAGCGACGCCGGCACCGAAACGGTGAGATCCGTCCGCCGAACCCCTTGTCAGGGGCTGTAACAAAAAGTAAAGTCACTTTCAGTTTTCGACCGCACCTTTCAGGAGTCGAGCATGGAATCCTTCGTTCACCTGCGCAAAGGCAAGACCCCGAAACGGGTGCATGCCGACCTAGACGGGCTCAAGGACGACGAACTTGGTCGCGGGGGGTTCGTCGGTCGCACCGCGAACATGTACCGGCGTAACGACCCCACCGCCTACCGCACGGTCGGCCCCCTGCGCCCCACCGACGTGTTGTCCAGTGAGCTCAAGCCCAGCGACGCGACCGACGCCCATGGCGGACCGCTGTTGATGTTCTCCAACGCCGACTGCCAGGTGCTGCTGAGCCGGCGCACCGAGGAGATGCCGTTCTACGTCCGCTACGTCGACGGCGATCTGCTGCTGTTCGTGCACAAGGGGTCGGGCCTGCTGGAGACCGAGTTCGGTCCCATGCGCTACCGCGAGGGCGACTGGGTCTACATCCCGAAGGCCTGCACGTTCCGCCAGCTACCCGACAGCGAGAGCACGTGGCTGATGATCCAGGCCACCGACGATTTCCGGGTCCCGCCGGCCGGCACCCTGGGTCGGCACTTCCCCTTCGACCCCGCACAGGTGACCATTCCCGAACCGGAACCCATCGACGACGACGGCCGGGACGAGTACGAGGTCCGGCTGATCCACTCAGAAATCCAGGGGGTGGGCTCTACATCTTTGTTCTACCAACACAATCCCCTCGACGTGGAAGGCTGGCGGGGCGACAACTTCCCGTTCACCTTCAACATCGAGGACTACACCGTCATCACGTCCGAGAGTGTGCACCTGCCACCGACCGTGCACCTCTTCATGCAGGCCACCGGGGTGTACGTGATGAACTTCCTGCCCAAGCCGGCCGAGAGCGTGCCGGGCACCGAGCGCACCCCCTGGTATCACCGCAACGTCGACTACGACGAGATCGCGTTCTTCCACGACGGATCGCTCTACGGCATCCCGATGCCAGCCGGCCTGGTTTCCCATGCCCCGCAGGGTGTTCACCACGGGGCACCGGAGAAGGCGCGGGAACGCGCCC
It encodes:
- a CDS encoding NAD(P)H-dependent oxidoreductase; the protein is MRTLWIEASPKGDDALSSQLAQAFLDAGDGVGEVERFSVWDEDVLRFGRDAAVAKFAQLFGEPITEDQHAVWQQVLAEIERVRGFDRLVLSSPMWNWHVPHALKAWIDIIVQPIASFTLNERGEHVGTLGDGKPLQLILTRSSAYDGRHAELQDFQKPYLEYVFGMLGYRVDTLVVEPTTRWTPAEREQMRAEAVDRARAAGTQV
- a CDS encoding type 1 glutamine amidotransferase domain-containing protein, giving the protein MRKELEGRRVGILAADGVERIELEQPRAAVENEGGHVELLSLKAGEIQARDHDLEPAGTFPVDRTVAEAKVDQFDALILPGGTVNPDKLRLDKTAVAFVRDFVQSGKPVAAICHGPWTLVEADVVRGRTLTSYPSIRTDLGNAGATVVDRQVCVDGNLITSRAPDDLPAFCEAITEVLASSPAQT
- a CDS encoding acyl-CoA dehydrogenase family protein, whose product is MTSPPATDCVITPEFVALLAERAAEAEQLRRLPDATVTDLVDSGFTELLVPARYGGRQADFPQILDPVRRMAHGCTSSAWTIGFLALHNWMLSLFGEQAQEEAFASRPFLAPAPLAPTGRGVPADGGIRLTGRWSWATGVMHGNWIIVAALCGPDDGLYPALALLPISDVTVADVWHTDGMRATGSNDAIATDVFVPEHRLVKVLDIYSGTAPGAGLHDSATYRWPMVPALALLAAMPALGSAERVTEIYAQRLGERVLPYEGVVQKDKPIAQAHLAGAQVRVRALRALLADTVGEIEAIVASGDAVDKPVRAQARLSAAHIVSESKAVIADLLGAGGASIHFLSSPLQRFKRDVDVLSGHVVFDYDTSRELAGALALGMRIPRTSMV
- a CDS encoding homogentisate 1,2-dioxygenase; this translates as MESFVHLRKGKTPKRVHADLDGLKDDELGRGGFVGRTANMYRRNDPTAYRTVGPLRPTDVLSSELKPSDATDAHGGPLLMFSNADCQVLLSRRTEEMPFYVRYVDGDLLLFVHKGSGLLETEFGPMRYREGDWVYIPKACTFRQLPDSESTWLMIQATDDFRVPPAGTLGRHFPFDPAQVTIPEPEPIDDDGRDEYEVRLIHSEIQGVGSTSLFYQHNPLDVEGWRGDNFPFTFNIEDYTVITSESVHLPPTVHLFMQATGVYVMNFLPKPAESVPGTERTPWYHRNVDYDEIAFFHDGSLYGIPMPAGLVSHAPQGVHHGAPEKARERARRKFDDYDRVDWSVIAIDTRRRLVPSAEILANDLGQH